The proteins below come from a single Argentina anserina chromosome 1, drPotAnse1.1, whole genome shotgun sequence genomic window:
- the LOC126783942 gene encoding auxin-binding protein ABP19a-like, with protein sequence MMISPICVFIFSLVLSSSYADVQDFCVADYTAPQGPAGYSCKDPAKVTADDFVYSGLRISGNTSNIHKFGFVPAVVTQFPGINGLGVSVARTDLGVGGVIPFHTHRGATEILIVAEGSSVLGAFVDSNNKVYMKSMSKGDCMVFPRGLLHFAVNQGDTPALMYASLSSENPGLDALETQLFKNDLATDLIHKTTLLDKSQIRKLKRLLGGTN encoded by the coding sequence ATGATGATTTCCCCTATCTGCGTCTTCATATTTTCTCTCGTTCTCTCATCTTCCTACGCTGATGTACAAGACTTCTGTGTTGCAGACTACACAGCTCCTCAAGGCCCTGCAGGGTACTCTTGCAAGGACCCCGCAAAGGTGACTGCAGATGATTTCGTCTACTCTGGCTTAAGAATTTCCGGCAACACCTCCAATATTCACAAGTTTGGATTCGTACCTGCAGTAGTTACTCAATTTCCTGGTATCAATGGCCTCGGCGTTTCGGTGGCTCGCACCGACTTGGGTGTGGGTGGAGTTATCCCATTCCACACTCACCGTGGAGCTACAGAAATTCTAATCGTCGCGGAAGGAAGTTCGGTACTTGGAGCGTTCGTCGACTCGAATAACAAAGTTTACATGAAATCTATGAGCAAGGGTGATTGTATGGTTTTCCCTCGAGGTTTATTACATTTCGCAGTGAACCAAGGCGATACTCCGGCCCTCATGTATGCTAGCTTAAGCAGTGAAAACCCAGGTCTTGATGCGTTGGAAACTCAACTGTTTAAAAATGATTTAGCTACTGACCTGATACATAAGACTACTTTATTGGACAAATCTCAGATCAGGAAGCTGAAGCGTCTTCTTGGTGGTACTAATTGA
- the LOC126784003 gene encoding GTP-binding protein At3g49725, chloroplastic: MLRTISISRTHLRSLFQNRAPHCTIPNQTPSPTSTSSSLITYSRYSTSSKHEKEDRNEVVSLLNRDRNAPPRLFVVQPRLRPDSILQAKLNEALSLANSLEEQRSGCFENNLCDKGTPPHVVVQNPLARHQTRADTYFGKGTLEAVKCYLNAGEEKERHFFFRSGEVDAIFVNTTLSGIQQRNLERLLGKPVLDRVGLIIEIFNAHACTKEGKLQAELAALMYKKTRLIRMRGPGGRLGFGMAGEAEVVSARGRGNAGAGFISGAGETELQLQRRRITERRSSLLEQIKDVRRTRAVQRASRKRHGSSGQGLATVAVVGYTNAGKSTLVSALSHSDLYSDSRLFATVDPRLRSVLLPSGRKVLVSDTVGFISELPVQLVVAFHATLEEVVEADLLVHVLDCTAPNLEEHRSTVLQVLEQIGVSKEKLDNMIEVWNKIDNEAEDGTTDVNESLEDGEDGEDGEVSSLSGEDDDVEYEPSPGTENHKADDPLCELPVENIEAMDDLKPDYQSEDNQDPWGEGGFCMGSKTADNKQSENPKDWAADKQLQSEVPSGPHVRTSAITGVGLQELLELIDEKLNVPNVVQKGVFDRKWRPPRTEEESIAVEQ; the protein is encoded by the exons ATGCTGAGAACCATCTCCATCTCCCGGACTCATCTGAGATCCCTCTTCCAAAACCGAGCTCCTCATTGTACAATCCCAAACCAAACTCCATCTCCCACGTCCACCTCTTCCAGTTTGATCACCTATTCTCGGTACTCGACGTCATCAAAGCACGAGAAGGAGGATAGGAATGAGGTCGTTTCGCTTTTGAACAGAGACCGAAATGCGCCTCCAAGGCTTTTTGTGGTCCAGCCCCGGCTTCGTCCCGATTCTATCTTGCAGGCCAAGCTGAATGAAGCTCTGAGCCTCGCCAATTCTCTTGAAGAACAACGAAGTGGATGCTTTGAGAACAATTTGTGTGATAAGGGAACACCACCGCACGTTGTAGTTCAAAACCCATTAGCAAGGCACCAAACTCGTGCAG ATACATATTTTGGAAAAGGAACTTTGGAAGCTGTTAAGTGTTATCTGAATGCTGgtgaagaaaaggaaagacactttttttttcgttcA GGTGAAGTTGATGCTATTTTTGTGAATACAACTCTATCTGGAATTCAGCAGAGGAACTTGGAG AGACTGTTGGGAAAACCAGTTTTGGACCGTGTTGGTCTTATTATAGAGATTTTTAATGCCCATGCCTGCACGAAGGAGGGCAAGCTGCAG gcCGAGTTAGCAGCACTAATGTATAAGAAAACAAGACTTATAAGAATGCGTGGCCCTGGTGGTCGCTTAGGTTTTGGAATGGCTGGAGAAGCGGAAGTTGTTAGTGCTCGAGG GAGAGGAAATGCTGGAGCGGGATTTATTAGTGGTGCAGGAGAAACTGAACTTCAACTTCAAAGACGAAG AATTACAGAAAGGAGGAGTAGTCTACTAGAACAAATTAAGGATGTTCGTCGTACTCGAGCTGTGCAACGTGCGTCTCGCAAGAGGCATGGGAGCTCTGGTCAAGGTTTAGCTACTGTTGCTGTTGTGGGATATACAAATGCT GGAAAATCTACATTGGTGAGTGCTCTCTCACATAGCGATCTCTACAGTGATTCTCG ATTGTTTGCAACAGTTGACCCTAGATTGAGAAGTGTACTTCTTCCGTCCGG GAGGAAAGTGCTTGTTAGCGATACAGTAGGATTTATTTCTGAATTGCCAGTGCAG TTAGTGGTGGCATTTCATGCAACTTTAGAAGAAGTAGTGGAGGCTGATCTGCTTGTG CATGTGTTGGATTGCACTGCTCCTAATCTTGAGGAGCACCGATCAACTGTATTACAGGTTCTCGAGCAAATTGGTGTATCCAAGGAGAAGCTTGATAATATGATTGAAGTTTGGAATAAG ATTGACAATGAAGCAGAAGATGGGACAACAGATGTTAATGAATCTCTTGAGGATGGTGAAGATGGTGAAGATGGTGAGGTGAGCAGCCTTTCaggagaagatgatgatgtggAATATGAACCGTCACCTGGAACAGAAAACCATAAGGCTGATGATCCTTTGTGTGAGTTGCCAGTGGAGAATATTGAAGCCATGGATGACCTAAAACCCGATTACCAGTCAGAGGATAACCAAGATCCTTGGGGTGAAGGTGGTTTTTGCATGGGCTCGAAGACTGCTGATAATAAACAAAGTGAGAACCCCAAGGACTGGGCCGCAGATAAGCAATTGCAATCAGAAGTTCCATCTGGACCACATGTTAGAACATCAGCCATAACTGGAGTTGGCTTACAAGAGTTGTTGGAGCTCATTGATGAGAAACTGAATGTCCCAAATGTTGTGCAAAAGGGCGTGTTTGATCGAAAATGGAGGCCCCCTCGTACAGAGGAGGAGAGTATTGCAGTGGAACAATGA